The nucleotide sequence CATCGTCTTCTTCATGTTCATCATAACCTTCATGCTCTTCATATTCGTCATAGTCATCATCAGCAAGAATAGATTGACTAGTAATAAGAGAAAGAAGCATTGTCATAATAGAGATAAAAAAGATTGAACGTTTATATTTCAATTTCAGCCCTCCTATCTTTTCTAGCTACAATGTAACCAGCAAAACTGAAATAAAGATGAAATTTGGGGATATTTTCAAAAAAGTTTGCATCGAGGGCTGTGAGTAAGGTTGACAGTAATCAATTACCGCCCCCGACCATAGAATATAAATGACATACTACTACAACATAAAAGGAGAATTTTATGTATCAATATTATTCGAGGGCGAATATGACGGCTCCAATGATTGTTGCGTTTGCTCGTGGAGATGTAACGGGGGATGGCATGCCTGATAATGTGTATTTAACGGGAACGAAGACTGAGGATAGTCCGTTCATTCAAAATATTACTCTTCTTGTCCAGGATGGAAGAACAGGTGCCGCGACAAGTGTTCCGCTTAAGGAAAATGCAGGCTATAACCCGACGTTATTTTTAGGAGATTTTAATGGGAATAGGGTAGCGGATATACTGATTAGAATTAATTCAGGCGGTAGTGGTGCGTTTACGTATGATTATCTGTATTCCTTTATCAGCAATACTCCACAGCTGCTTTTTGATTCTAACGACTATAATGAGCAGTACCAGTATGAAGTGACATATCAAGATAACTACAAAGTGCAAGTGATTAGCGAGGAGAATAATGAGAAGTATATCATTGATATTTCAACAAGGGATGCGGAGTATTTAAATGAAATATATGATGAAGACGGCAAGCTGAAAAGCCCAATCACTGGTTTTGTGAACCCGTTAAGTGGGTTATATCCAGTTGACTTTGATTCTAACGGTGTGTTTGAGTTATTAGCCTATCAAAAAATCGCCGGAAGATATAATGCGGACGCTTTGGGATATGTGTTAAACACATTGTGCTGGAAGGAGAGTCAGTTTGTTTTAACGAATCAGAACGTAGCGATTTTCGGGGTAGAGATGAGCGAATAAAGGGAAAAAACCTTACCGGCTGAGCTTGTTGGTAAGGTTCTTTCGAAGGAAAAAGCTCTTACATTTTAAATCGATTCACGGCCTCTTCGAGAGTTTCGGCTGTTTGGTTTAATTCGTTTGTTTCTTTTGAGATGCGTTCAATAATTAGTAATTGCTCATCTGTGACTGTGTCAACTTCCCTTGAATGTTCGACGGTTTTTTGGGCAATTTTATTAAGCTCTTCAATGGAAGCCATGATTTGTTCGGCTGATGCTGACATTTGTTGTGTTGCTGCTGAGACCTCTTGGATTTCAGCTGACATTTCCTTGGAAGAAGAAAGAATCACATCAAAAGCTCGGTCTGCTTGTGTAACGTCATTTATTCCTTGCTTTACTTCTAGGACGCCGTTGTTCATTGCTTCTACTGCCTGGTTTGTGTCACTTTGAATTTCTTTAATGAGGTTGACGATTTGACCTGCAGATTGATTTGATTGCTCCGCCAACTTTCTTACTTCATCTGCCACAACTGCAAAGCCTTTTCCATGTTCGCCTGCTCGGGCAGCTTCGATTGCGGCGTTAAGAGCAAGTAGATTGGTTTGTTCTGAAATGGTAGTAATCACTCCAACAATGTCGCTGATTTCATTGGAACGGCTGCCTAATCCTTTAATGACATTTGCTGATTCGTGGACAACAGAGCTTATTTTTTCCATCTGTTTCATCGTCTTCTTGATCGCTTCGTTGCCTTCTTGTGTATGTTTGACACCAACCTCGGAAAAGTTGGCAACATGTGTCGCGTTCTCGGAAACTTTCTGAATAACAGAGGTCATCTCTGCCATCGCTGTTGTACTTTCTTCGACACTCATTAATTGCGTCTCGACACCACTGCTTAGCTCGGAAATGGTCTTAGAGACTTGTTGTGCACCATTATTTACAGCGGTCATATCTTCTAAAAATGAATGAGCGGATGATTTTACATTGTTAGTGGATTCGCGCACTCCTTGCACTAACTGCTGTAGGTTGTTGATTGTTTTATTATAGCTGTATCCAAGCTGAGCAACTTCGTCTTTGCCAGCAGGGGTGAGTTCATGAGAAAGGTTTCCTGATTCAAGCACAGTAAAGGCCTGGTTTAACCGTTGAATTGGCATTGTAATCTTTCTTGCAACAATATACATACTGATTGAACCAATGACTAGAAAAGCAAGTGAAAGGGTGAGCAATATATTTCTAAGTTTTATTACAGGTGCGTATAGTTCTTCGGAAGGTGCACCATAGATGACACCCCATTTATCCTCGGTTGATGCAAATGCGGCAAGCTTTTCAACACCTTCAATTGTATAAAGTCTTGTACCGCTTTTGCCATTCTGGATTTCTTGGAAAATCTCAGTGAGTGCTGCTACATTAAAATCTTGAATGGTTCCGGTTCCGATCATTTCTTCCTTTGGATGATAAATAATTCTTCCGGTTGCACCAAATAACCCAGCATAACCTGTTTCCCCGAATTTCGCATCCTTTACAAAGTTGGTGATTTCCTCTAGGGGAATACCAGCAGCAATGAATCCAACCGGCTTTTCATTAATCTTAATTGGAGCTGCAACTACTGTAATGAGGTTCCCTGTTGCCTTATTAAAGACAGGGTCCATAATGGCAATCTTTCCTTCGCCTATCTCTTTAATGTAAGAGCGATCCGAAACATCAATAACCGCTTCTGTATCGGTGATTACATTTTTGCCGGTAAGGTCATGTGAATAAACGACTGTCTCAAAGCCTGACAAGCTACCTTTTGCTTGTTGGATTAATTTCAACTGCAATTCATCGTTTCCGAAGTTTTTCGAAGCTGCGACTGCAAGAGTCTCAACTGTTGCCTTTTTTTGCTGTAAGAAAACGTCCATTTGATTTGTTAAATTAACCGCTTCCTTCGTGGCTTCGATTTCTAAGCTGTTTTTTAGCAATGATGTTGATGTAAAGTAACTAACGAGTGAAACAACCAAAAGCCCCCCAAATAATAGTGATGCGATAATCATGATTAATTTTAATTTTAAACTTTTCAACCCATCTCCACCCCCAAATTACATAATAATACAAAAAACTTAAAATATTTGTATTATTATGTAATTCGACATTACGTAATTAATACCTTTTGAAATTGAGTAATCTTTCATAGGATTATTAGCCTATACATGTTGTTTTGTGAGGATGGAAAGCTTTTTGAGGTAAGGAAATTAGGCGAAGTTAGCTAAAATCCCTATTGCCCCCTAGAATGCATGAGTTGTTCATTCGATACAAGATGAGGATAATGGTAAGATAGGGATTATAGGCTCGAATAGTTGTTTGGGTTTAGAATGAATTTTTCAGTATTAGAAAAGAGGGATTGAGTGTATATCGTAAATTCGATTGTGAACGTACCTCCAGAAAAGGCTGAAGAAGTGATTGCGATCTACCGCAAGCGGTCTAAGCTTGTTGATGATTATAGAGGATTTCTTTCGTTTCAATTGCTGCAAAATGACGTGAAGCCGGAAGAGTTAACGGTTCATATGGAGTGGGAGACGAAGGAAGATTATTTGAACTGGGTATCGAGTGAGGCCTATAAGAAGGTTCACGAATTAGAGAAGAATTACCCTGACCAAGAGCTTGCATCTGTGAAGCCGGTTGTTCAACGATACAAGGTGGTGGCAGAATGAACGCTACCTTCGTAGAGCAGATGGTCGATCAGATTACAGAAGATATATATGCAGATTTCCCGGATTTATTAGACAAGTATGGTGAGGCTGGAAAAGATAAATGCCGTGATGATAACCAGCACCACTTTCGGCAGCTGCATACCGCATACAAGCTTCGTAACGACCAAATATTTGTCGATTACGCACTCTGGTTAGATGGGATCTTAACATCTCGGGGAATGAAAACGACTCTTTTGATTGATAACTTTGTACGGATTGAAAAAGTATTACAAGAAACAGAGCATACAGAAGAGACAGACAGCTATCTGCGTCTATTGAAGAAAGCCAACGAGGCATTAGCTGCAAAGGCTGAGTAAAGGTAAGGTGATAAATTTGCCCCAACAAGTAAATGATTTGGCTCAACACTTTCTTGCCGGAGATCAAGATACAGCGTGGGAGCTCATCCAGAGTGACTTTCATAAAGAGAAAGATACACTCTACATCTTTAACTCCCTTATAACTGAAGCGATGCGGATGATTGGAAAGTGGTGGGAGATTGGTAAGATTACCGTCGCTGATGAGCACCTAGCAACGACGACTTGTGATTTTGTGATAACACGGTATCATTTTCAAGTGAAGAAACAGCAGGACAAGCAAGAAATTCAGGAAAGACCGAAAGCGATGTTTCTATGCTTAGAACAAGAGCAGCATTATCTTGGTTTGAAAATGACAGCTCTTCTCTTTGAAGAGAACGGATGGGATGTTCGGCTGATGGGACCGAGCTTGCCGCTGGAGTATGCAGAGACAACTGCAAAGGAATGGAAGCCTGATTTGATCGGCTTATCTGTAACAATTATGTATCATGCAGAACGTCTTGAGCAGTATGTGGAAACACTTGAAAGCATAGAGCATAAGCCGACAATTATGGTTGGAGGCAGATTAACCGCTGCTTATGATTTCTCATTATATTGCTCACAGGAAACGAAGATTCTCACGAGTTTAGAGGAAGTGAGTGCTTGGCTTAGTGAGGAAGGGAATAGGAGTAAGAAAAATGTCAGCAACTGATTTCTTGCCTTATCCTTATTTTAAGGTTGATAAGGACTTTATAATCTTATCTGCCTCTAAGCTTGCGCAGGAACAGTTTGCCTCAAGTGAGCAATTTCTTTCTTTAATAGATGATGAAAGTAAGGGGAAAGCCGTTCAGGTGTTGGGTGGTTCGGTGGAACGAGAGGAAACAGAATTAGTCATGCATACGAATGATTCGCCTGTCGCTCTCTTTACTGTTTCAATTCAGTGGGAGAACGAGGTTGGGCATGTAATCTGTATTGAAAAGGACTCCCAGATTGCAGACTTAACAGCGCTTGTTCAGAAACATCGCCATCGCCTTGCTGAAACAGACTTTGAATTACTGGAAAGAAAAGAAGAAGTCGAGCAGGCAATCTTGAAAATCCAGAAGCTGTCCTGTCCATTTATCACCTTAACAAGTGATATAGCGTTGATTCCTCTCTTCGGAAATATTAATCATAGGTTAATTGCCGTTAACCAAGAACGGTTGCTTAACAGCTGTTATACTAGTGAATATGAGCAAATTTTAATCGATTTTAACGGTGTTGGAGAGCTGACGAACGAAGGTGTTAATGCATTTCGAAGCTTGGTGAAGCAGTTCAACTTGTTAGGGCTTCAATGCTTCGTAATAGGCTTGAAGCCATCTCATGTTTTTTATTTGAATGATTACAAAGCTGAACTGGGTGTCAGCTTTGCAGGAAGCTTAAGCGAAGTTCTTGCACAACTAAACTAAATAAAGGTGAAGATGATGTATCTAACAATAAAGGAAACAGCCGAATATCTTGCTTTTCCAGAATCATATATAAAGAGCTTAATTCAACAAAAACGAATTCGCACCGTTCACGATGGCGAGCAATACCTCATTAATAAAGACCAATTCAACACCCATTTAGAGCAGATGGAAAAATATAAGGCGCTAATTGAAGAAATACTCAATGAACCGATTCCAGAAGATCTTGATGTGAAGGATGAGGATTAAGAGTGATGAAGCTTATCAGCTATTAGTAGTTGGTAAGTTTTTTTATGTATTAATAGTATGAAAAGACTACAAAATTAACAAAATTTTAAAATTATTTTTATCTTTTGAAAAGTATTTTGTGAAATAATAGGGAGTGCAGCCTAAAAATGACTTATATTTGGATTTCATACAATACTTGGGTGTAGGGGTGTGAAGTATGTTAACGGTAATCTATGAAAAGCTCAAAAGTAAAAGTATTGAGCCGCATGAGGTAGTGGGGGAGCAAACGAAGGAAGTAAAGGAGATATTGCAACGAGCGCTTGCGGGTGATTTAACGGTACGGCTGAACTTAGCTGAAGACCATGCTTGCTATGAGCTAGGCCTTCTCGTTGATCAGCTTCTCGATAAGTATGATAAAAATATGAATCAGCTGTCATTAGACTTAACTGACATCGTCAAATTAAGCGTAGATGAGAACTCATTTATTAATAAAGTAAAGCAAGATTCGGTTAATCTTGGGACGAACTTGGATGCAATTGTAGGGGCATCAGAAGAGCTAGCAGCCTCCGTACAATCTGTGTCAACGAATAATACACATGCAACAACAAACATCCGCCAAGCTGGAACGATGGCGCAAGAGGTGCAGGAAGAATTAAATCAATCTGTAAGCAACACGAAGCAAGTAAAGAATAATTTCCAAATCTTAACCAAGCAAGTTGATTCGCTTAACGATCAAGTCGGCTCAATTGGGAAAATGGTCGGCTTGATTAATGAAATTGCTGAACAAACAAACTTATTAGCATTGAATGCCTCAATTGAAGCGGCGCGTGCAGGGGAGCAAGGCAAAGGGTTCGCAGTCGTAGCAAATGAGGTAAGAAAGTTAGCTGAACAAACGAAGAAATCAGTCGAGGATATCCACCGAAATGTGCAAGGTATTCAGAAGGAAGCAACGAAAACTTCTGAAGAGATGGGTGACATGACGAACTTAATAGAGGTTAGTCATACAGGTATTACCGAATGTCATCAAAATATGCAGCAAATGATGGAGTACTTAGAGGTGAGTATTCATGAAATCGCAGAAATCGCGCCGATGATTGAAGAGCAATCAGCTACCTTTGAAGAAATAACGGCAACGATTTCCGATATGAAGCACACGATGACGAAAACAACAGAAGACATTTCAGATAGTTCCACGAATCTGTTTGAATTAGGTAAAGTAACTGAGAACCTGCGAAATGACATTAGTGGATATACAGTAAGTCTAACTTCAAACAATATTATCGATTTAGCGAAAACCGATCATCTTCTCTGGCGTTGGAAAATTGAAAACATGCTTGCAGGCCGTATTCAATTAGATGCTGAGAAGGTGAAGGACCATCGTTTGTGCCGATTAGGTAAATGGTATTTTGGAGAAGGAAAGACACAATTCAGTGGGAATCAAACATTTGCCGAGTTAGACAGTCTTCATAAGAGATTTCATGAAACATGTGCACAAGCGATTAACTATTTCAATCAAGGAAACTCTTCAAAGGCTGAAGAATGCTATGTTGATTTGAAAGCATTAAGTAAAGAAGTTCTACATATGCTAGACCTCTTAAAAAGTTAACAGTCTTGACTTTCCTGTAAATTCTTGTTTAAGATAAGATCATTATATGTCGGAAGGGTGAAGGAAGTACAATGATTAACTAATCCTGTTTCTATGAAAAAACATTCGTTATAGGTTGCGAAATGATTTTCTGGATAGGATTAGTCTGTACTTTTGTTGATGAGCCCGAGCTAGATGAGTACGTGCTTATTTTTCCTATTCAGAAAAGATGATAGTGAACGGTGTTTTTTCTGAATAGGATTAGTAATGACCGTACCCAGCGAGGAAAGTCTGCCTTGCTGTATGTTCTCATTGCCTCCTATTCAGAAAAATGAATGGGAGGCTTTTTAATGGTTTAGAAAACCCCTGGCTATGCCGGGGGTTCTAGATAGCTTATAGCGTGGTAATAAAAAAATCCCCCTTCATGGTAAGATAAAGTTGGTTTCCCGACCACTTTATCTCGCCATAGAAGGAGGAATGCCCCTTGAAGGACATGAATAGTTTAGCACACACAACATGGAATTGTAAGTATCACATTGTGTTTGCGCCAAAGTACAGAAGACAGATTATTTATGGAAAATATAAAAAGAGTATTGGACAAATTATCCGGGATCTATGTGAACGAAAAGGTGTGGTGATCCATGAAGCCAATGCCTGTCCGGACCACATTCATATGTTAGTTAGTATCCCACCTAAATTGAGTGTGTCTCAATTCATGGGTTACTTGAAAGGGAAGAGCAGTCTCATGATTTTCGATCGACATGCCAATTTAAAATACCGATATGGAAACCGGAAATTTTGGTGTAGAGGCTTTTATGTTGATACGGTGGGTCGAAACAAGAAGCGAATACAAGACTACATTCGAAATCAGCTGGTGGAAGACTATCGAGCTGACCAGTTAACATTGTTCGAAGAGTTTGATCCGTTCACAGGACAAAGAAATAAGAAAAAATAAGGAAATTCTTTAGAATTGGTGAGTGAATGTGGTGCATAAGGGAAACCCTTTCAGTGGGCCTTTAAGGCCGAGGCCGGTAAAAGAGGCTTTCAGCCGCAGAGCAAACCACCAGTTCACACTGGTGGTTTTGATTTCGTGCCTGCTGTTCAACTTTGAGAACGGAGGAAAAGGGATGGAAGCAAAAGTAAATACGAAAGCGATTTTAATTACGTTTATGATCGGGGCGTTTTTTGCCATTTTAAATGAAACGTTGCTTAATATTGCGCTGACAGAATTAATGAATGTGTTTGAAGTGCCAGCTCCAACTGTGCAGTGGCTCGCAACGGGGTTCATGCTTGTAATGGGTGTGCTCATGCCAATCTCGGCACTGCTCATTCAATCATTCACGACGAGACAAATGTTTATCGGTGTGATGAGTATCTTCTTAGCTGGGACGGTTATTGCCGCAAGTGCAGTTAATTTTCCGATGCTGTTAGCAGGCCGTATGATTCAAGCAATCGGAACAGGACTGTTAATACCTGTTATTATGAATGCTATCTTACTGCTTTATCGACCTGAGGTTCGTGGAAAGATTATGGGAACATTCGGGTTAGTGATTATGTTTGCTCCTGCTATCGGGCCAACTTTATCAGGGGTTATTGTTGATATGCTTGGCTGGCGTTGGTTGTTCTTATC is from Bacillus tianshenii and encodes:
- a CDS encoding antibiotic biosynthesis monooxygenase — encoded protein: MYIVNSIVNVPPEKAEEVIAIYRKRSKLVDDYRGFLSFQLLQNDVKPEELTVHMEWETKEDYLNWVSSEAYKKVHELEKNYPDQELASVKPVVQRYKVVAE
- a CDS encoding excisionase family DNA-binding protein, which gives rise to MYLTIKETAEYLAFPESYIKSLIQQKRIRTVHDGEQYLINKDQFNTHLEQMEKYKALIEEILNEPIPEDLDVKDED
- a CDS encoding VCBS repeat-containing protein, whose protein sequence is MYQYYSRANMTAPMIVAFARGDVTGDGMPDNVYLTGTKTEDSPFIQNITLLVQDGRTGAATSVPLKENAGYNPTLFLGDFNGNRVADILIRINSGGSGAFTYDYLYSFISNTPQLLFDSNDYNEQYQYEVTYQDNYKVQVISEENNEKYIIDISTRDAEYLNEIYDEDGKLKSPITGFVNPLSGLYPVDFDSNGVFELLAYQKIAGRYNADALGYVLNTLCWKESQFVLTNQNVAIFGVEMSE
- a CDS encoding methyl-accepting chemotaxis protein, with amino-acid sequence MKSLKLKLIMIIASLLFGGLLVVSLVSYFTSTSLLKNSLEIEATKEAVNLTNQMDVFLQQKKATVETLAVAASKNFGNDELQLKLIQQAKGSLSGFETVVYSHDLTGKNVITDTEAVIDVSDRSYIKEIGEGKIAIMDPVFNKATGNLITVVAAPIKINEKPVGFIAAGIPLEEITNFVKDAKFGETGYAGLFGATGRIIYHPKEEMIGTGTIQDFNVAALTEIFQEIQNGKSGTRLYTIEGVEKLAAFASTEDKWGVIYGAPSEELYAPVIKLRNILLTLSLAFLVIGSISMYIVARKITMPIQRLNQAFTVLESGNLSHELTPAGKDEVAQLGYSYNKTINNLQQLVQGVRESTNNVKSSAHSFLEDMTAVNNGAQQVSKTISELSSGVETQLMSVEESTTAMAEMTSVIQKVSENATHVANFSEVGVKHTQEGNEAIKKTMKQMEKISSVVHESANVIKGLGSRSNEISDIVGVITTISEQTNLLALNAAIEAARAGEHGKGFAVVADEVRKLAEQSNQSAGQIVNLIKEIQSDTNQAVEAMNNGVLEVKQGINDVTQADRAFDVILSSSKEMSAEIQEVSAATQQMSASAEQIMASIEELNKIAQKTVEHSREVDTVTDEQLLIIERISKETNELNQTAETLEEAVNRFKM
- a CDS encoding cobalamin B12-binding domain-containing protein, translating into MPQQVNDLAQHFLAGDQDTAWELIQSDFHKEKDTLYIFNSLITEAMRMIGKWWEIGKITVADEHLATTTCDFVITRYHFQVKKQQDKQEIQERPKAMFLCLEQEQHYLGLKMTALLFEENGWDVRLMGPSLPLEYAETTAKEWKPDLIGLSVTIMYHAERLEQYVETLESIEHKPTIMVGGRLTAAYDFSLYCSQETKILTSLEEVSAWLSEEGNRSKKNVSN
- the tnpA gene encoding IS200/IS605 family transposase; this translates as MNSLAHTTWNCKYHIVFAPKYRRQIIYGKYKKSIGQIIRDLCERKGVVIHEANACPDHIHMLVSIPPKLSVSQFMGYLKGKSSLMIFDRHANLKYRYGNRKFWCRGFYVDTVGRNKKRIQDYIRNQLVEDYRADQLTLFEEFDPFTGQRNKKK
- a CDS encoding methyl-accepting chemotaxis protein, with product MLTVIYEKLKSKSIEPHEVVGEQTKEVKEILQRALAGDLTVRLNLAEDHACYELGLLVDQLLDKYDKNMNQLSLDLTDIVKLSVDENSFINKVKQDSVNLGTNLDAIVGASEELAASVQSVSTNNTHATTNIRQAGTMAQEVQEELNQSVSNTKQVKNNFQILTKQVDSLNDQVGSIGKMVGLINEIAEQTNLLALNASIEAARAGEQGKGFAVVANEVRKLAEQTKKSVEDIHRNVQGIQKEATKTSEEMGDMTNLIEVSHTGITECHQNMQQMMEYLEVSIHEIAEIAPMIEEQSATFEEITATISDMKHTMTKTTEDISDSSTNLFELGKVTENLRNDISGYTVSLTSNNIIDLAKTDHLLWRWKIENMLAGRIQLDAEKVKDHRLCRLGKWYFGEGKTQFSGNQTFAELDSLHKRFHETCAQAINYFNQGNSSKAEECYVDLKALSKEVLHMLDLLKS